DNA sequence from the Halorussus sp. MSC15.2 genome:
TCGACCGGTTTCACGTTCTCCAACTACCGAGTTATAGCCGATAACGATTGCAAAGAGTGGGAGCCAGAGATCAAATTGTGCAGTGGCTAGCAAGAAAGGATGTGAGGAGAGTTCAATGAACTTTGGCCCGATGGAGATCCATCTCGCTAAGACCAGAATAGTCATGAAGCCAACGGCTGTCCAAACTGTATTTGTACGGAAAGCGTCTGTAATGTCTTTCTTTGCGATAATCAATGCGTCTTTCATTCTCTATATCCTCCGTTAGTGACTTTTTCAAATAGGTCAGCAAGTGACGCATTTTCAACGTTAATATCGGTAACCGTGGCTCCTGCTGTTTCAACACAATTGATGACTGATGACTTTGCGCTCGGATCAGTACAATCAATTCGGAGAGTAGTATCAGTCTCTGAAACGTTATTAACGTGATTCAAGTCTAAAAGACCATGATTATCGGGAACGGTATCTACTGTGAGGACAAGTGTTGAGTCTCTATTGAGACTTTTCCGTAGTTCATCAATTTTACTTACTGTAAGCAGTTCACCGGCATCAATAATTCCAATCCGATCACAAACTGCTTGAACTTGCTCTAAAGAATGACTTGAAAAGAACACGGTGGTTCCGTTGTTTGACTCTTGATTGATTATCGCCTGAAACTCCTGTACCCCATTTGGATCAATTCCCGTAGTTGGCTCATCAAGAATAAGGATTTCCGGATTACCAACAAGGGCGATACCGAGGGCAAGACGTTGGCGCATTCCTTTAGAATATCCTTTTGCCCTTTGATCGCCTTCTCCCTCTAATCCAACTCGTTCTAATATAGATTTTGGCTTTATATCGAATTCACCTATTTGAGTTGCGTA
Encoded proteins:
- a CDS encoding ABC transporter ATP-binding protein, whose amino-acid sequence is MSAITIEGLVKEYSTTTAVRDFDLKIKRGEVFGFLGPNGAGKSTIIDLLLGFREPTDGEISILGHNPEDSPYTVRKHIGVLPDNYSLYDHLTGREHVEYATQIGEFDIKPKSILERVGLEGEGDQRAKGYSKGMRQRLALGIALVGNPEILILDEPTTGIDPNGVQEFQAIINQESNNGTTVFFSSHSLEQVQAVCDRIGIIDAGELLTVSKIDELRKSLNRDSTLVLTVDTVPDNHGLLDLNHVNNVSETDTTLRIDCTDPSAKSSVINCVETAGATVTDINVENASLADLFEKVTNGGYRE